One segment of Halomonas sp. TD01 DNA contains the following:
- a CDS encoding GntR family transcriptional regulator encodes MTLGWHKKGFTKTKEGRVSDQDIVEHIRSAVLMQRLAPNTKLPEVTIGDVFGVSRSVVRKALTRLDAEHVIDQRPNQVARVRAPSIDETRETFSARRLVEGEIVSLLAGKLDVATYKALEKQVALEKQAFENSDEPSRIEHSLNIHHLLAQHAPNRILGAMLTDLVLRTSIVIALYKRPGLSSCYLEGDHANLLGHLASGDAQAAKQAIYTHLNSLESLLVLSSQEPENDDLMTILGGKSVRA; translated from the coding sequence ATGACCCTCGGCTGGCACAAGAAAGGTTTTACCAAAACGAAAGAAGGTCGCGTTAGCGATCAAGATATTGTTGAACACATCCGGTCTGCGGTACTGATGCAGCGACTGGCACCAAATACAAAACTGCCTGAAGTCACCATAGGCGATGTATTTGGCGTCAGCCGTTCAGTGGTGCGTAAAGCGTTAACACGGCTTGATGCTGAACATGTTATCGACCAACGACCGAATCAGGTCGCCCGCGTCAGAGCACCTTCGATTGACGAAACGCGAGAGACGTTTTCTGCGCGTAGGTTAGTGGAAGGTGAGATTGTCTCACTGTTGGCGGGTAAGCTGGATGTGGCGACTTACAAGGCGTTAGAGAAGCAGGTCGCCCTTGAAAAGCAGGCGTTTGAAAACAGTGACGAACCGTCACGCATTGAGCATTCCCTCAATATTCATCATCTCCTTGCCCAGCATGCCCCTAATCGTATTTTGGGCGCGATGTTGACCGATCTCGTCTTGAGAACGTCAATTGTCATCGCTCTCTATAAGCGTCCGGGCTTGTCTTCTTGCTACTTGGAAGGCGATCATGCGAACTTGCTTGGGCACTTGGCGAGTGGTGATGCACAGGCGGCTAAGCAGGCGATATACACTCACCTTAATAGCTTAGAGTCTTTGCTGGTACTGTCGTCTCAAGAGCCAGAAAACGACGATTTGATGACTATTCTAGGCGGTAAATCTGTTAGGGCGTGA
- a CDS encoding glycerate kinase type-2 family protein encodes MNSLVRLAPFTSEEATRQWLNQLAETAIAAVHPDSLLTAQLPEKPPGRTVVVGAGKAAAAMARALELAWEKRARESGEEVDLTGVVVTRYQHGATCRYIDVLEASHPMPDALGEQAAKRMLDEVKNLGEDDQVIALISGGGSALMTLPADGISLEDKQALNKALLRCGAPIREINTVRRHLSAIKGGRLATAAHPAQVVTLLISDVPGDVPSLIASGPTLPDNTTSLDALAILNRHELEVPEHVKRHLMADHRAPQTWNQGFARDKSTILARARDALKAAQLSAEESGLEVRVLGDDLEGEARDLGIAQGRMVCKLQAEITRPLLVLSGGETSVTVRGNGRGGRNVEYLLGLFDTLKGCDGIYAIAIDTDGIDGSEDNAGALIGPECWQRAKALTLSAQDYLARNDAYSFFDALDDLVVTGPTRTNVNDFRAILILPNPS; translated from the coding sequence ATGAATTCCCTTGTTCGCTTGGCGCCTTTTACCAGTGAAGAGGCAACCCGCCAGTGGCTGAATCAACTGGCCGAAACGGCCATTGCTGCCGTACATCCCGATAGCTTATTAACTGCTCAGTTGCCTGAAAAACCGCCAGGCCGAACTGTCGTCGTGGGCGCGGGTAAGGCTGCCGCCGCCATGGCGCGCGCATTAGAGTTGGCGTGGGAAAAACGCGCTCGTGAGTCAGGCGAAGAGGTCGACTTAACGGGCGTAGTAGTGACCCGTTATCAGCATGGTGCAACCTGTCGCTATATCGATGTACTGGAAGCCTCTCATCCAATGCCTGATGCGCTGGGTGAGCAAGCCGCTAAGCGCATGCTTGATGAAGTGAAAAACCTGGGTGAAGACGATCAAGTGATCGCACTTATCTCAGGAGGCGGCTCTGCGTTAATGACCCTGCCGGCGGATGGTATTTCGTTAGAAGACAAACAGGCTCTTAATAAGGCGCTGCTTCGGTGTGGTGCACCGATCCGTGAAATCAACACCGTAAGGCGCCACTTATCGGCGATTAAAGGCGGGCGGTTGGCCACTGCTGCGCACCCCGCGCAAGTGGTGACGTTACTTATTTCGGATGTTCCTGGTGACGTGCCTTCATTAATTGCCTCAGGCCCGACACTGCCTGATAACACAACGTCGTTAGATGCGTTGGCAATATTAAACCGCCATGAGCTTGAGGTGCCTGAGCACGTGAAACGCCATTTAATGGCCGATCATCGTGCGCCTCAGACCTGGAATCAAGGATTTGCACGGGATAAATCGACTATCCTAGCCCGTGCGCGGGACGCACTGAAGGCCGCTCAACTCAGTGCCGAAGAGAGTGGTTTAGAGGTAAGAGTGTTAGGTGATGACCTTGAAGGGGAAGCAAGAGATTTAGGCATTGCCCAGGGGCGTATGGTGTGCAAGTTGCAGGCTGAAATTACTCGTCCGCTGCTGGTACTGTCAGGCGGCGAAACGAGCGTTACCGTGCGCGGTAATGGTCGAGGAGGGCGTAACGTTGAGTACCTGCTGGGGCTTTTTGATACGCTAAAAGGATGTGATGGCATTTATGCGATTGCCATTGATACCGATGGAATCGATGGCTCTGAAGATAATGCAGGCGCGTTAATTGGGCCTGAGTGCTGGCAGCGGGCTAAGGCATTAACGCTTTCTGCCCAGGATTACCTTGCCCGTAACGATGCGTACAGTTTCTTTGATGCTTTAGATGACCTCGTGGTAACAGGGCCAACCCGAACCAATGTTAACGATTTCCGAGCGATTCTTATTCTACCCAACCCGTCGTAA
- a CDS encoding 2-hydroxy-3-oxopropionate reductase — MSKIGFIGLGIMGRPMAGHLLDAGHSLVTVKRGTLDAALAEKGMSEVASPKAVAEASDVIITMVPDTPDVESVLFGEEGVIEGLKPGTLVIDMSSIAPMQTQAFAKRITDAGGEFVDAPVSGGEGGAINAALTIMVGATTEGFERAKPYLDVVGKTITHIGGHGAGQTCKVANQIVVALTIEAVAEGLLFASKAGADVAKVRESLMGGLAQSKILDVHGERMIKRTFEPGFRVRLHQKDLNLALEGAKTLNLSLPGTANAQQLFQACAANGGEDWDHAGIVRALEKLADHEVGQ; from the coding sequence ATGAGTAAGATCGGTTTTATTGGTTTAGGCATTATGGGTCGTCCTATGGCGGGCCACCTGCTCGACGCTGGTCACTCGTTGGTGACCGTTAAACGCGGCACATTGGATGCTGCGCTTGCCGAAAAAGGCATGAGTGAAGTCGCTTCACCCAAAGCGGTTGCTGAAGCGTCTGACGTCATTATCACCATGGTGCCCGACACGCCCGATGTCGAAAGCGTATTATTTGGTGAGGAAGGCGTGATTGAAGGCCTGAAGCCCGGCACTCTGGTGATTGATATGAGCTCCATTGCCCCGATGCAGACTCAGGCATTTGCCAAGCGGATTACCGATGCAGGCGGGGAATTTGTCGATGCGCCGGTTTCTGGTGGTGAAGGTGGTGCGATTAACGCCGCGCTTACCATTATGGTGGGTGCAACAACGGAAGGGTTTGAGCGAGCCAAGCCATACCTGGACGTTGTTGGGAAGACGATTACCCACATTGGCGGCCACGGTGCAGGTCAGACGTGCAAAGTGGCTAACCAGATTGTGGTAGCACTGACCATTGAAGCAGTAGCAGAAGGGTTGCTGTTTGCCTCTAAAGCAGGTGCTGATGTTGCTAAAGTGCGTGAATCATTAATGGGCGGTTTAGCTCAATCGAAAATACTCGATGTTCATGGCGAGCGCATGATCAAGCGCACCTTTGAGCCTGGGTTCCGCGTTCGTCTGCACCAGAAAGATCTCAACTTAGCGTTAGAAGGTGCCAAAACGTTAAACCTGTCATTGCCAGGCACCGCCAATGCACAGCAGTTGTTCCAAGCGTGTGCCGCCAACGGGGGCGAAGATTGGGATCACGCAGGTATTGTGCGCGCTTTAGAAAAGTTGGCAGACCATGAGGTTGGCCAATAA
- the hyi gene encoding hydroxypyruvate isomerase — protein sequence MAKFAANLSMLFTEVDFLDRFEAAAKAGFKGVEYLFPYDYAAADIKQRLDANGLTQVLHNLPAGDWGAGERGIACHPDRVEEFRAGVDKAIDYATALECKQVNCLAGIKPEGVSDAEAHRTLVENLRYAAEKLKAAGILLLAEPINTRDIPGFFLNRTEQALALFDEVGSDNLKLQYDIYHMQIMEGDLAPTIEKHFARVAHVQLADNPGRHEPGTGEINYPFLFSHLQQLGYDGWIGCEYKPKTTTVEGLGWLDKAR from the coding sequence ATGGCTAAGTTTGCCGCGAATCTCAGTATGCTGTTCACTGAAGTCGATTTTCTTGATCGCTTTGAGGCCGCCGCAAAGGCGGGCTTTAAAGGGGTTGAGTACCTTTTTCCCTATGACTATGCGGCAGCTGACATCAAGCAGCGCTTGGATGCGAATGGCCTAACCCAAGTGCTGCACAACTTACCTGCGGGAGATTGGGGAGCCGGCGAGCGAGGCATTGCTTGTCATCCCGACCGGGTAGAAGAGTTTCGCGCCGGTGTGGATAAAGCGATCGACTATGCCACTGCGCTTGAGTGCAAGCAGGTGAACTGTCTTGCGGGTATTAAGCCTGAGGGCGTTAGTGATGCTGAGGCTCACCGTACCTTGGTCGAAAACCTTCGCTACGCTGCCGAAAAACTCAAAGCAGCCGGCATTTTGCTGCTTGCAGAACCTATCAACACCCGTGACATCCCAGGCTTTTTCCTTAATCGCACCGAACAGGCGTTGGCACTTTTTGACGAAGTCGGCAGTGATAATTTAAAGCTGCAGTACGACATCTATCACATGCAAATCATGGAGGGCGATCTTGCGCCCACTATTGAAAAGCATTTCGCGCGTGTCGCTCACGTGCAGCTGGCGGATAACCCAGGGCGCCATGAGCCAGGAACAGGTGAGATCAATTATCCCTTCTTATTTAGCCACCTACAGCAGCTTGGCTATGACGGCTGGATTGGCTGCGAGTACAAGCCCAAGACCACGACAGTCGAAGGTTTGGGTTGGTTAGATAAGGCGCGTTAA